Proteins encoded together in one Xenopus laevis strain J_2021 chromosome 6L, Xenopus_laevis_v10.1, whole genome shotgun sequence window:
- the LOC121394704 gene encoding serine/threonine-protein kinase 3-like has product MAEGQEPYAGQYPVEHLIREAQPPKLRSKTWSQSFVSFLESCLTKDPSERGSAEELLQHPFIKELPPKKIIRAEIEEHLRALQNRPAKKGLKGKALKQLRRACDFYARNTAEEQKLALQMALEGFPCN; this is encoded by the exons ATGGCCGAGGGACAAGAAC ctTACGCAGGGCAATACCCAGTGGAGCACCTGATCAGAGAAGCCCAACCACCGAAGCTTCGATCAAAGACCTG GTCACAAAGTTTTGTGTCTTTTCTGGAGTCCTGTTTGACGAAGGATCCTTCTGAGAGAGGAAGTGCCgaagaactcctgcagcacccattcaTCAAAGAACTGCCCCCTAAGAAGATCATCAGGGCTGAGATTGAAGAACATCTCCGGGCTCTGCAGAACCGGCCGGCCAAGAAAG GATTGAAGGGAAAAGCTTTGAAACAGCTGCGTCGCGCTTGTGACTTCTACGCACGCAACACAGCAGAGGAACAAAAATTGGCTCTGCAAATGGCCCTGGAGGGCTTTCCCTGTAACTGA